In Deltaproteobacteria bacterium, the genomic window GAAAAGGCCCAATTGCAAGGTTGACAAGGAAAGTTCCGGCTTCTAAAGTCGCAGGCTGATCGATCATTCAAAGGAGAGATTCAAATGACCCAGCTTCTTGCCGCAAGACAGGGAAAAATCACCGAGGCCATGACCCAGGCCGCCGCATACGAAAATACAAGCCCGGAGACCGTGCGCGACAAGGTGGCGGCGGGCCTTGCCGTAATCCCCAAAAACGTGCACCGCAAATTTTCCGCAAGAGTTATTGGCCAGGGATTTCGCACCAAGGTGAACGCCAATATCGGCACCAGCATGAGCCGCCACAACGAGATCCAGGAATTCGAAAAGCTCGACGCCGCCGTTTCGGCTGGAGCCGACGCCGTCATGGACCTTTCCACGGGCGGCGACCTTCACGCCATTTTGAAGACCATGCTGGACCGGTCGCCCTTAATGGTTGGGACCGTGCCCATATACGGCGTGGCGAGCGCCCTGGCGTCCCGCAAAAAGACCATGCTGGACATGACCGCCGACGACCTCTTTGAGGAAATCACGGCCCAGGCGGAGCTCGGAGTCGATTTCATCACCGTCCACTGCGGGGTGATCAAATCCACCGTGGAGACCCTCATGACCTGCGAGCGGGTTGTGGGCATAGTCTCGCGCGGCGGAAGCCTCATGGCCGAATGGATGGCGGTGACGGGAAAACAGAACCCGCTATACGAGCAGTACGACAGGCTCCTGGAAATCGCCCGAGCCCACGACGTTACCCTTAGTCTGGGTGACGGCCTTCGCCCCGGAGGCATAGCCGACGCCGAGGACCGCGCCCAGCACGCGGAATTGAACGTGTTGGGCACCCTTGCGGAACGGGCCAGGGAGGCGGGGGTTCAGGTCATGATAGAGGGTCCCGGCCACGTGCCGCTTTCCTACATAGCGGGGGACGTGAAGCTCCAGAAGCGCCTGTGCGGCGGAGCACCCTACTACGTTCTGGGCCCGCTTCCCACGGACGTGGCCCCCGGCTACGACCACATAACCGGGGCCATAGGCGGAGCCATAGCGGCATCAGCCGGGGTCGACTTCCTTTGCTACGTCACCCCCGCCGAGCACCTCACCCTTCCCACGGCAAAAGACGTGGCCGAAGGCGTTTTTGTCTCCCGCATCGCGGCACACATAGGAGACCTGGAAAAAAAGATCCCCGGCGCCTGGGAATGGGACCTGGAAATGAGCAGGGCCCGCCGCCGCTTCGACTGGGAGGCCATGTTCAGGCTCGCCATCAACCCGGAACTGGCCCGGTCCCGAAGGGCCGAAAGCGAGGACGCGGGGCGCGAGGTCTGCACCATGTGCGGCGACCTCTGCGCCATGAAGACCTTCGACAGGGTCTGCGAGGCCACGAAAAAAAAGAAGTAGGCGGCTGGCGGCAGGAATTTCATTTCTCTGCCTGATGATTTACAGGAGCAAGAGAGACGGGCTGCCCGTCCCTCTCTTGCTCCCGCCAACACATCAAATATGCCATGGTCTTTTAATGTCCACCGTCCTTACACATCCCGCCATTCCGCTCGCCATCGGGCTCGGCCTTGGGCGAAACGTCGTGCCCGGAAGGCTTTTGGCAGCCGGGGTGCTGGCCTCGGTTCTTCCCGACCTGGACACAATCGGCTACAGGCTTGGCGTTCCATACGATTCCCTTTTCGGGCACAGGGGATTTAGCCACTCCATCCTGTTCGCCCTTCTGCTTGCAATGGCCGGGGCTCTGGCTTACAGAAAACTCAACACCACGGCTTTCAGGGCCTTTCTCTTTCTCCTTTTGGCTGCGGCTTCCCACCCTTTCATAGACGCCTTCACCAACGGCGGGCTTGGCGTTCTCGCCTTCTGGCCGTTTTCCGGGAATAGGTATTTCGCGCCGTTTCAGGTGATTGAGGTGGCTCCGATAGGCATTTTTCAGCTCGTCTCGAAAAGGGGGGCGGTGGTGCTTCTAAGCGAATTGAAATGGGTGTGGCAGCCCTGCTTCTATTTAATGGTGACCCTGATGTGCGTAAGTCGTTACTTTTCGGGGCTTTTTGGCGGGGCGGCTTCGGAGGCCTGACAGCCTTTCCGGTAAATGGTGGGCTTGATGTAGGTAAATTCGTGTTCGATTCCCGCAAGGCTTTCCGAGTGGCCCACGAAAAGGTAGCCGCCGGGGCTTATGCACTCGTAAAAGCGCCTGATCAGGTTCTGCTGGGTTACCTTGTCGAAATAAATCATCACGTTTCTGCAGAAAACCGCGTCCAGCACAGGGCCGAAGAAAAAGGGCCGCATGAGGTTCTGGTTGCGGAACGAAACAACGCGCCGCACCTCCTCCTTAACCCTTAAATACCCCTCCTGCCGCCCGGTGCCTTTCTGGAAATAACGCATGAGGGTGGCCATGGGCACGTCCTCCGCCCTGGACTCGTGGTACACGCCCTTGGCGGCGATTTCCAGAACCGAGGTCGAGATGTCGGTGGCCATTATGTTCACCGTAAGGTGCGGAGTC contains:
- a CDS encoding protein-glutamate O-methyltransferase CheR, which translates into the protein MKTEISDRLFKKFAALVYAKCGINLHEGKRQLLRARLAKRLRAVGVESFEEYYDYITLVDEGSEIIQMVNAVTTNKTSFFRESNQFDFLENTVFPDIAKAQKDRVNIRFWSAGCSTGEEPYSLAISVLEFFKKTPHLTVNIMATDISTSVLEIAAKGVYHESRAEDVPMATLMRYFQKGTGRQEGYLRVKEEVRRVVSFRNQNLMRPFFFGPVLDAVFCRNVMIYFDKVTQQNLIRRFYECISPGGYLFVGHSESLAGIEHEFTYIKPTIYRKGCQASEAAPPKSPEK
- a CDS encoding metal-dependent hydrolase produces the protein MSTVLTHPAIPLAIGLGLGRNVVPGRLLAAGVLASVLPDLDTIGYRLGVPYDSLFGHRGFSHSILFALLLAMAGALAYRKLNTTAFRAFLFLLLAAASHPFIDAFTNGGLGVLAFWPFSGNRYFAPFQVIEVAPIGIFQLVSKRGAVVLLSELKWVWQPCFYLMVTLMCVSRYFSGLFGGAASEA
- the thiC gene encoding phosphomethylpyrimidine synthase ThiC, which encodes MTQLLAARQGKITEAMTQAAAYENTSPETVRDKVAAGLAVIPKNVHRKFSARVIGQGFRTKVNANIGTSMSRHNEIQEFEKLDAAVSAGADAVMDLSTGGDLHAILKTMLDRSPLMVGTVPIYGVASALASRKKTMLDMTADDLFEEITAQAELGVDFITVHCGVIKSTVETLMTCERVVGIVSRGGSLMAEWMAVTGKQNPLYEQYDRLLEIARAHDVTLSLGDGLRPGGIADAEDRAQHAELNVLGTLAERAREAGVQVMIEGPGHVPLSYIAGDVKLQKRLCGGAPYYVLGPLPTDVAPGYDHITGAIGGAIAASAGVDFLCYVTPAEHLTLPTAKDVAEGVFVSRIAAHIGDLEKKIPGAWEWDLEMSRARRRFDWEAMFRLAINPELARSRRAESEDAGREVCTMCGDLCAMKTFDRVCEATKKKK